A portion of the Psilocybe cubensis strain MGC-MH-2018 chromosome 10, whole genome shotgun sequence genome contains these proteins:
- a CDS encoding G1/S-specific cyclin pas1: MPLLADQAVSTLSEIWHPQDIPSVFLPPAKVGGSSFPPTHSRPTSKQISSDLQSIASHTHPIHPHNSHPSVSGHNPSPTLLLASGTKSDQILPLKSFVYKVLRHSRTSKNVLQIALCYLESIRPKVPQILQEENIGIRSYAQPKSSIQKATPEELAMDAELTALENSGKINIINNFIDNSMQTFRVADSGSQDLAESCIYPQDSLSSVDVQVSTAPLSTTLSLPSPLLCPRRAFLASLILASKFSQEKCYSNRAWARLSGLPPREIGRCERALAQALQWRLWVGKCAFGESAATAT, translated from the exons ATGCCTCT gcttgccg atCAAGCTGTCAGCACCTTGTCCGAGATCTGGCACCCTCAGGATATTCCTTCCGTGTTCCTACCCCCCGCCAAAGTAGGGGGTAGCTCTTTTCCTCCTACTCATTCCCGTCCAACTTCCAAGCAGATCTCTTCCGATTTGCAATCCATAGCGTCTCATACACATCCAATACATCCACACAACAGTCATCCCTCCGTATCTGGCCATAACCCTTCCCCGACCCTCTTGCTTGCCTCGGGCACCAAATCCGATCAGATATTACCCCTCAAGTCTTTTGTTTATAAAGTCCTTCGCCACTCAAGGACATCTAAAAATGTACTGCAGATAGCACTATGTTATCTAGAATccattcgtcccaaggtCCCACAGATTTTGCAAGAGGAAAACATCGGCATTCGCTCTTATGCTCAGCCCAAAAGCAGTATTCAGAAAGCTACCCCAGAAGAGCTGGCGATGGATGCTGAGCTTACTGCTCTTGAGAACTCCGGcaagatcaacatcatcaataatttcattgacaattCTATGCAAACATTCCGTGTTGCCGATTCTGGTTCACAAGATCTGGCTGAATCGTGCATCTATCCACAAGACTCTCTGTCCAGCGTAGATGTGCAGGTCTCAACGGCTCCTCTTTCCACCACcctttctttgccatctccCCTCCTGTGTCCCCGTAGAGCCTTTCTGGCATCCCTCATCctggcctccaaattttcaCAAGAAAAGTGTTATTCTAACCGTGCTTGGGCAAGGTTATCTGGTCTCCCACCTCGTGAAATTGGTCGCTGCGAACGTGCCCTCGCACAAGCCTTGCAATGGCGACTCTGGGTCGGCAAATGTGCCTTTGGTGAGAGTGCTGCAACTGCCACATAG